CACGATCACATGACCTTCTTTTGTGTGGTAAAATCTCCTCTCTGGTCTCTCATATAATGATGCTTGTGATTCCAGTTAGTACCCATCTGGGCAATCCGGCATCCTCTCCCTATTTCAAGTTCTTATTCACTTTTACAAAGTGCAAAATCCCTTTTACTTATGTGCTCTGTGTGTTACATTTGCAGATATCAGGTATTAGGGGTTCTTTGGGGTTCATCATTCATTCAGCCTACCACaagatatttggaaaaaaatctgataatACAGAGATCAATTAAGCaccccccctccctgcccccaagcTGGAGAGATATTTAAACAGAAGAGAGTATCTGCCTTGTGTTTTTCAAAGGATTTCTAGATCCTGATTCTAGCTGCTTTGCAGACCTTGCTATTTTTTACCTCCTAGGGGTTTATTAGGTATTCTTATTATAATAAATACCCATTTTACTTAAGCTCGCTTGGTCACTTTTCCCCATTTGTTTTCCCCCAACCAGGTGAATTCTAGGATATTAATTCTTCTGTAGATGATGACCACATTGGACAGTTGCCACAGACGATCAGTCTAGAGTGTCCGTTACTGCCCCTGAATAATTGGTTTTCCTTTCAGTCCGTCGCTTTTCAAAATCTGTTCTCACTCATCCTGATGCTTCTTGGTCTGCAGGTTTTCTAGATAATAAGGACTGGCAGGGAATGCTCTTATTTCAGAAAAAGTGGATAACCTCCATGTTAACTTGTTTCCCATCTTAACTGTCTTCCCATTTAATATTTCATGCTGTAAGGAAGTGCTGAAGTAGGCTGGCATTCACAAATATCTGCACACACATAGTCAAAACCTGTGATGTAGTTTGGGGCAAGATGCTCAGtgaatttcagttttctcatccgtaaaatggagataagaatatctgattttcaaggttaagaggattaaatgatacatacatatatatatatatacacacacatttaagtACACTGTACAACACTGAGATATGTTATTCTTCTTccttgttttgttattgtttttcacaATTATCTGCAGTATTTGGCTGAGAGGGATGAAGCCAGTAGTCTTGCAAATGATGAAATGTCCAGTTACAAGAGTTCACTCTTAATTACATGTGGTTTCATCTCTTAAACTATTTCAGTTAAGTTTAttttaacaaaaaggaaaagcacAAGCTGTATTCCCCACTTTACAGAAGgaaatgaagctcagagaagctGTGTTACCTGCTTAAAAAAACATATTAGGATCAGGCTTAAAATTCAGGTTTTCTGACCCTGgttagtatttttctttaatcaaTGATATTCTGTGTATGAGACAGTCCAGTAATAGAGTTCAGagcatgtttatttttctctgtggctGAATTACCTCCTTTAGACCTTGACTTTGCATCCGACGTGGCTGGacgtttttcatttcttcttacaCACCTTTGATTTTACGGTCTTCAAGAATACTTTGCTCCACATTGTGTCCAAGATTTTAAagtgtcattttgcctttttaaaaaaaatatttatttatttatttattaggcgttaggcatgtaggatctttagttacagcacgtgggatctggttctctgaccagagatccaaccaggccccctgcattgggagcacagagtcttagccactggaccaccaggcaagtcctgaaAGCgtcatttttaggaaaaaaacttTCAAGGTTTCCTGTGCAATGAGGATATAATTTTGTTGACTGCATCTCTGAAAACATCTTTTACAGTTTCATTCCTTAGACTATAAATGAAAGGGTTCAGAAGAGGGGTCACCATTATAGTGAAGACAGCAGTCTCTTTATCAAATTCCAGGGAATGACTCTGACTGGGTCTCACATACATGAAGATGTTGCTCCCGTAGGCAATAGAAACGACAGTGATGTGAGAAGCGCAGGTGGAAAAGGCTGTCTGACGCCCTTGGGCCGAGGGGATGCGCAGGATGGTCGAGATGATGTAGGTGTAGGACACGGTGGTGATCACCAGCGAGGTGAGGAGGATGAGAGAAGACAAGAGGAAGTTTATCATCTCAATAAAATGAGTGTCTATGCAGGCCACCTGCAGCAGAGGGGCGATGTCACAGAAGAAGTGATGAATCTCCTTATGGCAGAAGGGCAGCCTGGACACCACAATAGTTGGGCAGAGCACCGACAGGAAGGCCCCCACCCAGCAGCCCAGAACCAGCAGGAGACACAGCCTGCTGTTCATGACGATGGTGTAGCGCAGGGGGTTACAGATGGCCACATGGCGGTCAAAGGACATCACCACCAGCAGGATGAACTCCACGGTCCCCAGGATGAAGAAGAAGTATGTTTGGCTGATGCAGCCTGCAAGAGATATGGTCTTCCTGTCCTTGAGGAGAAAGGATAACAGTTTTGGGGTAACTGAGCTAGTGTAAGAAATGTCCAGCAGTGACAAATTactgaggaagaagtacattgGGGTTTGGAGGCGACTATCAGCCCATATTAGGGAAATGATGACACCATTTCCAGTCAGAGTGAGCAGGTACGTAAACAAGAGGGCCACGAAGAGGAAAATCTGAAGTTTCTGGAGAGCAGGGAAGGCAGTCAGGATGAACTCGGTCACCGTGGTCTGATTCTGCACATCCATTGAGTGCAGAGCAAGGTGGGCAGCATGtctctgaaaaaataataaaatataaagatgaaattCAACTTAAACTATCAACTGTCAATATCATTGCTAAGATGCAGTAGAAGAAGATCTGAACGAAGAGTTGAGGGcgatttgttttccttctctttgtaaccccattaaAGGGAGGACCTTGGATCAATGCCTTGAGTTCCCTAAACTCAGTATTCTCATAgtaaaaatttttgttgaataGAATTTTTTTTGTGATTCCATAAAATTTAGTCTTCATGACTTTATTCTTGTTTTATACAAAtcttccatttttcattttcatttttcctaatGCTATTTTCCCAGCTAAATTCTGTGCCTCCTTAGCTGAGAATCCAATGAATGAacttgaaaaatggaaaaaagaagtgTTAATAAAACTAAGTTGCTTTTTTCAAAGTTATTTCAATGTTTCAGGCATTGTTTAAATCAAAGAGCAGAGACAGTGAAAACTAGACAGTCAAATGAAAGGGGACTtgtttctgtctctcctttttttcATTCGCAATATTTTGTTGGGTATCAAGTTGTACCCAAGTTACTTTGCTGAAATAGTAGTTGATCTCTCCATCAGGCTGCAtaggttttcttcatttttattttctataatgatataaatttttatgtttaCGCTGTTATACAACAAGTAGGTCAATGGTCTGTGTTTCATAATTTGCAAGtgatttcatatattttgaaaaattgtttttGGGAAAATGGTCAATGTGGTTCTTTTTTGTTCCCTGCAATGTTATATCCATGACAACATCCAGAAGAATAACAAAATTTCCCCTCCCATTTCCCAAacgattcatttttttaaaattaaaatttatttattcattctttggctgtgcggggtcctcgttgctgtgtgggtttttccctacttgcagcgagtgggggctgctctctagtgtggtgtgtggtgacttctcttgttgtagagcacaggctctggggtgtgtgggcttcagcaatTGTGCTGCACGGGCTCATTTCTCTGCAGTGAGATCTGTGTTGATCTGAAGTTcaatcccagggattgaacccacgtgtcctgcgttggcaggtggattctttaccaatgagccaccagggaagcccccttgcctccaactgattcttttttttttttttttacaaggtttcttaatataactttttttttgagatttaaaattttttcttctgttttatgttatAGGTTCTCTCACTCATctcttatattcttttcagccatttGAAGATCATGTTTGTTATTAATAGTAGTTCAAGTACGAATACAGATGGTATTTGAATCACTCACTTTTATCTCTGGAGACTGCTCAACTTTGTTGAATATCTACTGTACAGAATGCAGTTACCTACTGTCATTTGTTGTATTATTTTGTGAGTATTCCTTAAGTATCAAGTTAAAACAAGATACTCATGAACCCTGGGCTGGATTCTTTCTGGGTTTGGAACCCACCTGGTTCCTCTTTAAAGGAGGTCACTTTCCTCGGACTCTATCTGGTGTAAGTAACTTCTAGACACTGCCTTTTGACTTAaagacagggtttttttttttttttttttctggtgcacAAATTTCCATTTGAAAAGTTGGCTGTGACTTTGTGGTCCTGTAGGAAACTATTCTATTCAACTCTCCTTTATCCCTCACTTCTATGCATCCTTCTTATTTTAATAGCAAGTGTTTTGTCTTCACCGTCTCTGTTCTAGCCAGGAAATATTGGTTTCTTagaatttttaacttttctagGTTGGTGAATAAACTCCTTTACAAATGCATACTTGTTTCTGTTAATCTCAGATTAATTTTTGAACGTAATAGGATTTGAACAACTTGACTTGCTGTTGAACTAATAGGAGAGCtcatttactttttcttaatCCTGGGCTCCaatttccacatctataaaaaagaatattgatCATCTACATTTTCCTTCCAGTCTAGATAACAACTTTTGTTTTCCATAAAGGCAGTCACAGTCTCTATTTAAGATCCCGTTCTTTGGGTACAAgccccattcatttatttattaaataaataaaacagcacGGTGGAGCTCCCTGCTTAAGCACGAGAGTGCAGCTGTTTGAGATTAAACTCAGAAGCCTGCATTTTCATGTACCAAATACAGATTTTACCATAATCTATACCTttctgacggagaaggcaatggcaccccactccagtactcttgcctggaaaatcccatggatggaggagcctggaaggctgcagtccatggggctgataagggtcggacactactgagcgacttcactttcacgtttcactttcatgcattggagaaggaaatggcagcccactccagtgttcttgcctggagagtcccagggacaggggagcctggtgggctgccatctgtggggtcgcacagaataggacacgactgaggtgacttagcagcagtggcataCCTTCCTGATGTGTATcaccttttctctagttgtaagtGTAGGATCCTTGTAGTTCTAGAAAACTGATTGCTGCCACATTAATGCTGGATATGGGGAAGGGACCCAAAATCAGTGAGTCTGATAGATCTGATCTTTCAGGGTTTAGAGGCAGGGAGCAACGTGAGAAGGTAATAGCCTAGGATAAAAGAGAGCAGTTTACAATTGCAAAGTCCATTATTCCATTTCTTCGAATAACCTTCCAAATTGTTATAAGGCAGTTTTTTCACCTTCTTTTAGGTTATCAGAAGTCTTCAAAGGGTCTCACCCATTGACACAGGGTCTTGGTACCAGAAGGAACTCTTTCTACCACAAAATATTCTAATATTCACTCCTCCCCTACTGCTCCTGCATCCAGATGATAAGTTTCCGAACTATTTACTAAAGCGAGAAATAGTTTCTGGGTGAACCagtgtcccatcacttcatgggaaatagatggggaaacagtggaaacagtgtcagactttatttttttggcctccaaaatcactgcagatggtgattgcagccatgaaattaaaagacacttaccccttggaaggaaagttatgaccaacctagatggcatattgaaaagcagagacattactttgccaacaaaggtccgtctagtcaaggatatggtttttcctgtggtcatgtatggatgtgagagttggactgtgaagaaagctgagttccaaagaattgatgcttttgaactgtggtgttggagaagactcttgagagtcccttggactgcaaggagatccaaccagtccatcctaaaggagatcagccctgggtgttcattggaaggactgatgctgaagctgaaactccaatagttttgccacctcatgtgaagagttgactcattggaaaagaccctgatgctgggagggattgggggcaggaggagaagaggacgaccgaggatgagatggctggatggcatcaccgaatcgatggatgtgagtttgagtgaactccgggagttggtgatggacagggaggcctggcgtgctgtgatccatggggtcacaaagagtcggacacgactggcgactgaactgaactgaactgaactgaatcagtgttAATGTTATTGAGGTTTAGTACACTAGTAGAATTGAGCACACTTTGTAGAGAAGTAGACATGCTTTGATAGCACCTTTCATTTCTAGGTCACCATCTTCATCACCAACAACACTGGGTATTGATAAGCATCATAGCAGAATACTGTGGGTTCTCCTGAAGTTGCCTGTCATCTGTTCTACTGTTTCTTCCATTTGTCTATTTCACCACTGCCATAATGTTTTCCAATTGCCTGTATAGTCTTTGATGACCCTGATATGGGCTTGAATTCCCTTTTATTGTAAAATGTGAATAACTTGGTATCTTTAAAGCATTATGCCATTcttcaacaataaaaatatgaGATGTTCAAACACAGAGTTGATATTTGCCATGATTGCCATAGGATTACGTAACTATGGAAAAACAGATCTTTATATTCTGTTGTATTTTGGTCAAATAAACTTCTATGAGAAAAACTAAAGATATAGCATTGCTCTCATTTTTGGGATCTCTCAAGTTCACGATATTAAAGAAAACCCGGGTTTGTGTTAGCTTTGTCTTGATGATCTCTCTGCCCTTAGGATCCCATCATGTCCAGGAGGAACGATTCTGGACCATGACAACCTGTGTATAACAATTTAGTTACAACCTTGCCAAATGAAGATTTTCTTTTGGGGACCATTTTTGTCATTACCATTTCTGTGGATTGTTGCAAAACTGCATAGAATTGCACATTTCAAGAATCCAATTCAGTCAGAAACTTGTGGAATGACGGAAAAAGCCTAGTAGGTATCAAAATTGGAGAACCtgtgttatattttttatttagccACGGAGAGCTTCGAGATCTTTCATAAGACTCTTTCATAAGCAGCCCGAGTCTTATTTTCCTCCTCTCTAGACTGAGTTATAGTCCTAATGGCAGATTGATAGTCCTAACACAGGATATATCACAGTGATTTATACATACATTGTGTTCAACAGATATTTAAGAAGACAGTGTTGGGGAAGGATGAACAGAAAAGGACTAAGATGTGGAGGGGGGGCGGATGGGGAGATCTGTGCTGCTCAGGAAAACATGAAAAAGTTTATTTGTAGCTGAGGGATATTAAACACATGAGCTTACATAATCATGGGAAAGCTATCACCTTTGACTTCTGTCATAAGtaatttttttggcaaagtagtaATTGGAATTTaactcataaaatatatatataaacaaatttaCTAAGCCGTAGATGCTTAAAATACAAATATGGATAAATGCATAATAAAATATACTTACATCTTCTTGAGTGTAGAACTTGTGGCATTTTCTTCATTCAATTATCAAAAATTTTGTCTTTGTTCTTATGCCTTCCATccattattctttaaatttttttattgctttgaTTTTGAATTCCATATAAATCTCTCTGTCTTACTTGGAAATGTTTCCCCATATAATACACATCCCTTTTCTCAAAAACACACCAAATGGTTATTCAGTTTTTGCTAAACTACATCATCTGCTTCATTTGAATGAAAAAGTGTCTTTTTATAAGCTCTGattactttcttcagtttttttaaattcttatagaaaagtctaagTTTTGACTTGTACTAAGTCCAAGCATTATCTTATCACTTAATCTCTTTTTAATTCACATATTCGGTATCACATTTTTGCCAAAATGGTGAAATGATGACTTTGATAATGACTCAGAAAGTTAGACCCAGTGAATTAAGAGCAGGTCTTCTGACTTCTGGTTTATACTTCTGACATAAAGATTGAAAGACTTTCTTCCCAAATCTCCCAAATTTCAGATCTTATTTTTCAATATAGAAAGGTAATAACCTGACAATTTGGTTAATTTCTGTATCTTCTGTGGATCTATTCAGAAACTTGGAATTATTCAAAACCAAAGGGCATATGAGATAGTCTGGTGCTAAAATATCCCGCCCTACCTCTGTCGTCTAGTGATGCGAAGCTCTCTATTTCCGGAGGCATCTCATTCTGCTTTACTGGTTTTGGTTGTTAGAAAAAACTTATATTTTCATTCACTgaactatctttctaaattttcaTCACTTTGTTTAGTCACTCCTGTTCATTCAGCTGGCATATTGAGACTTGATTTTAGACATATCCACCTTATTTGCTTTCTTTAGGAAATGATGTCTTGTGATTTGAAGTGATTACAACTAGAAGAACTGtgatatttaaagatttttaaaaatttaccattaGAAGTTTGGCTTAGAATGGCTCTTGGGATTCTGGCATTAAAaaagttaattattattattgcaatCTTGGGATATTATAACTGAAGTTACTAATCACAGAAAGTTAAAGTCTCTTGAGAGACTCTCTTGGGtgcctattttatttatctaaagaaaaacTTAAACATCTGATTTAAAGTTTCAGTGAACTAGATACttggaaaacttaaaaaatatttataatgtatttaaCAAATTTTAAGATGCTTGTCAAAATGAGATTACTTATATAGACGAaggtatatgtacatatttaaacAATTTATTGAGATAAGATTTACAGACAGTAAACATGTTTAAGTATATAATTTGTTGAACTTTGACAAATGTACACAGTTATGTAGCCACCATTACCAGTACAACATTGGTTTAACATTACCTTAAATATTTTTCGTGACCTTTTGCAAGTAGATGCTTTACCTCCATATTTTctagaatattatataaatgcaATCTTATATTGTTTATGAACCATATATCTTGATAAGATGTTAATACCCAAAACACATGAGGAACTTATATATTGcaacagcaaatatatatatatttgctaaataaatattatttatatatatgtattatttgctaaataaataatatattatttatatatattatttgctaaataaataactatatatatatttgctataaGTTCCTCATGAGTTTTGGATGTTAACATCTTATTAAGATACATGGTTCATAAAtatttctcctgttgcagagattgcctttcattttgttgattgttggTCCTCCCACGAGCTTTTCCGGTTGTTGTCTTAGCAATTGTTAACTGTCATTGTGTTGGTGGGAGTGTTATTTAGCATGCTAACGAATTATAATGACCATATGATGAGGCTCAAGATCAAAATTTCCACCAGCTTGGGCCTAgttagttctaactattgttttcctctttgtagCTTCCTCCTGAAATTTAGATGAGAATAGTTGGTTTCCACTTGAGGGAGGGATCAGGTGTATAATTCTGGGATGATAGCCATGGTAATGACTTGTGTTGGGCTTCTGACTtcagaactataagaaaataaatttgtttcttttgaacTGCTAATTTTGTTATGGAAGTATTTGGACACTAACTTTCAAAATTCTTCTTAATGAATGTCTGATTATGAGTACAGAGCAGAAAATTATATGGATGCTTCATTCCTGGTgatattattttactttcttttgatcTTTAAACATTTGTCTACTGCTTTATTTTTTGATGGCCtatgttattttataatatattatagtaTTTGAATCCATTCTGAAGATAGCACTTTCTCTGCTTGCTCTCCCATGAGGGTTTCCTGCCAATTCTTAAGGTCTTCATCTTTGTCTACGAAGCTAGATGACCCAAACTGGTAGTGACCTATTTTGATCTTTGAGATGCCCCTTGTTTTCTCCCTGTTCCCAAGCTCCCTTTTTAGATGCTTGTCCCCATTGCACCTGCTCAGTGGCTGTGTGGACAGAAGGCAATTTACCTCTTGCCATACCCTTCCTCTTACAAAAAGAGAATTGGGGAAGACATCATCTCACTTCAATGAGACCAATCAGACCATTCACTTCTATGAACCTTTCAAGGAATTTGGATTTAGAATACAGGTAATGAAAAATACATATCCTAAAATAGAATAGAGAATTCCTTGGCCGTCCAGTTGTTAAGATTTGGCACTTTCATTGTTgtaggcccaggttcaatccccgatccagaaactaagatcctgcaggttgtgcagcacagtcaaaaaaatccaggtaaattgtatatatatctcaatatatttaaatgtatttggtatacatgcatatatattgatTATACctatgatggattttttttttttttttggccctgccaTACAgcgtatgggatcttagttccctgaccagggatcaaacctgtgcccacttgcagtggaagtatggagtcctcaccactggactaccagggaattccctgaaataTGTATTTGCAAATGACTGAAGCAGCCATTATCTTCCATAtgcacagagaaatggaaataaataatcTGCAGAGAGAGAAACATGAAACTGGTATGTACTGGTTTGCTGTGATGCTTCAGCCAGTTACTACATGGTGGCTTCAACAACGCTaatgctgttacagctcaggagaCAGAAACCCAAAGTCAGTTTCACTGGGCCTAAACCTGGGTGTTGGCTGGGCCATGCCAAGGGCTCTATGGGAGAAAGAatcctttgttttgctttttcagctTTGAGATGTACATTCTTTGGCCTGTGGCTCCTTCCCCCATCTTCAAAGCTGGCAGCACAGCAACTTCAAATCTCTGCTTCTATGATCACATTACCTCTTTTTGTGTGATAaaatctcccctctcccctctcatATAATGACACTTGTGATGACAGTTAGTACCCGCCTGTGTAATTCAAGATCGTCGCCCTATCTCAAGATCTTTAATTTGTGTAATTCAAGATCGTCGCCCTATCTCAAGATCTTTAATTTGAATCCGTCCTGCAGAATCCCTTTGccatataaattttatgttacttaGATTCACAGGATCAGCGATTAGGTCTGGATATCTTTCAGGGCCATCATTCAGTCTGCTACAAgatatttggaaaaaaacagTAACATAGAGACCAAATGACTCCTGAGAAAACTAGAGAGAGATCAGAGATTCTGAGGGAAGTGGGTGTCTGCTTGGATTTTTAAGGAGTTCTAGCTACTAATATTTGTCCTTAGCAGGTCTTGCGGTTTCTTACCTTCTGAGGTTTTATGTGGTATTCTTGATTATTATTATGATAAATACCAATGTTACTTAAGCTAGCTTGATtacttttctgcttttattttccccAACCAAATGCATCCTAGGACATTTATTCTTCTGTAGATGATGATCACTTTGGCCAGTTGCCACAGACGATCAGTCTGGACTCATTGTCAGTTACTGCCTCTGAATAACTGGTTTTCCTTTCGACACATTGCCTCTCACAGTCTGTTCTCACTCATCTGATACGCCTTGGTCTGTAGATTTTCTGGATAATTAGAACTGGCGGGCAATGCTCTTATCTCAGAAAACATGGATAACTTTTCATGTTAACTCTGTTTCCCTAAGTTTCTTCTCATTCCATACTTCATGATACAGTGACGTGCTTGAGTAGGCTAGAGTTCACATGTATCTGCATATATTCAAAACTAGTGATGTAAGATGCTTAATCTCAATGAAtctgagttttctcatctgtaaaatgggaaaaatatcacATTCTCAAGGTTAAGAGGactaaatgatatatatatatgtacatattagaATATACCGTACAAACACTGGGATATTATTATTATCTACAGTATCTGGCTGTCAGGAATGGAGCTAATCATCTTGAATAGTTTGCAAAGACCCATAAAAAgtacttatttttaattacatGTGGTTTCATTTCTTAGACCATTGTGGTTGAGCCTAcattaacagaaagaaaaagaagaaccacAGACTATattccccactttacagataataTGTTAGGTTCAGATAGGCTAAGTGTCACCCGATAAAAAAGTGATAGAGAGGGCTTAATATCTGTGACTTCAGTGTTTTTCATTAATCCGTGAAATTCTGTGTGTGGGAAGGTCCAGTAATAGAGTCCAGAGCATGttattttctctgtctcctctggACTCTGGCCATAATACTTTGCAGCTGGTGTGGCACATAGTTCTTCCATCTCTTTGCACACACCTTTGATTTTATGGTCTTCAAGCATGCTTTACTCCACATTGTGTCTAAGACGTGAAAATGCCATTCTTAGCAAACAAACTTTCAAGGATTCCTGTGGGATTATGTTTCAAGCTTTCCTGGGCAATAAGGATATAATTTTGTTGACTGCATCTCTCAAAACTTCCTTTACCTTTTCGTTCCTTAGACTATAAATGAAGGGGTTCAGGAGAGGGGTCCCCATTATGGTGAGGACAGCAGTCACTTTGTCAAATTCCAGGGAATGACTCTGGCTGGGTCTCACATACATGAAGATGTTGCTCCCGTAGGCAATAGAAATGACAGTGATGTGAGAAGCGCAGGTGGAAAAGGCTTTCTGACGCCCTTGGGCCGAGGGGATGCGCAGGATGGTCGAGATGATGTAGGTGTAGGACACGGTGGTGATCATCAGCGAGGTGAGGAGGATGAGAGAAGACAAGAGGAAGCTTATCATCTCAAGGAAATGAGTGTCTATGCAGGCCACCTGCAGCAGAGGGGCGATGTCACAGAAGAAGTGATGAATCTCCTTATGGCAGAAGGGCAGCCTGGACAGCAGAATGACCGGGCAGAGCACCGACAGGAAGGCCCCCACCCAGCAGCCCAGAACCAGCAGGAGACACAGCCTGCTGTTCATGATGATGGTGTAGCGCAAGGGgttacagatggccacatagcggtcaaaGGACATCACCACCAGCAGGATGAACTCCACGGTCCCCAGGAAGAAGAAGAAGTATGTTTGGCTGATGCAGCCTGCAAAAGAtatgattttcctgttttctaGGAGACAGGCTAACAGTTTTGGGGTAACCGATGTAGTATATAAAATGTCCAAAAAGGCTAAGTT
This window of the Capra hircus breed San Clemente chromosome 29, ASM170441v1, whole genome shotgun sequence genome carries:
- the LOC102187653 gene encoding olfactory receptor 6M1-like, with product MDVQNQTTVTEFILTAFPALQKLQIFLFVALLFTYLLTLTGNGVIISLIWADSRLQTPMYFFLSNLSLLDISYTSSVTPKLLSFLLKDRKTISLAGCISQTYFFFILGTVEFILLVVMSFDRHVAICNPLRYTIVMNSRLCLLLVLGCWVGAFLSVLCPTIVVSRLPFCHKEIHHFFCDIAPLLQVACIDTHFIEMINFLLSSLILLTSLVITTVSYTYIISTILRIPSAQGRQTAFSTCASHITVVSIAYGSNIFMYVRPSQSHSLEFDKETAVFTIMVTPLLNPFIYSLRNETVKDVFRDAVNKIISSLHRKP
- the LOC102187921 gene encoding olfactory receptor 6M1-like produces the protein MDVQNQTAVTEFILTAFPALQKLQIFLFVVLLFTYLLTLTGNGVIISLIWADYRLQTPMYFFLSNLAFLDILYTTSVTPKLLACLLENRKIISFAGCISQTYFFFFLGTVEFILLVVMSFDRYVAICNPLRYTIIMNSRLCLLLVLGCWVGAFLSVLCPVILLSRLPFCHKEIHHFFCDIAPLLQVACIDTHFLEMISFLLSSLILLTSLMITTVSYTYIISTILRIPSAQGRQKAFSTCASHITVISIAYGSNIFMYVRPSQSHSLEFDKVTAVLTIMGTPLLNPFIYSLRNEKVKEVLRDAVNKIISLLPRKA